TCGCCCTCGAGGACCGGGACGTTGCCCACCTTTACTACACCAGCGGGACCACCGGCCGGCCGAAGGGCGTCATGCTGACGCACGGAAACGTCAAGAGCCACGCCCTCGGCACCATCGCCGAACTCCACATCACGGACAGCGACCACTGGTTCCACGTCGCGCCCCTCTTTCACCTCGCGGACGCCTGGGCGACCTTCGCGATCACCTGGGCGGGCGGCAAGCACGTCATCCTGCCCGTCTTCGAGGCCCTGCGCGTCCTCGAGACCATCGAGCGCGAGAGGATCACGCTGACGAACCTCATACCGACCATGCTCAACCTGATGGTGAACGAGCCGCGGGCAGGGAAATTCGACTACTCCTCGCTCCGCTTCATGCTGAGCGGCGGAGCGCCGATCGCTCCCGAAACGGTGCGCCGGATCATGGAGACCCTCCAATGCGACTACGTCCAGACCTACGGGATGACCGAGACCAGCCCCTACCTCACGCTTTCCCTCCTCAAAGGCCCCATGAGGTCGCTGCCGCCGGCAGAACAGCTCCGCTACAAGGCCAAGACGGGGAGGGAGTTCATCAACGTGAGGCTGCGGGTCGTGGATGAGGCCGGGCGGGATGTCGCGGCGGATGAAACGCAGGTCGGGGAGATCATCGTCAAAGGGGACACGGTCACGCCCGGATACTGGAACCTTCCGGATGAGACGGCGAAGGCCATCCGGGACGGCTGGCTCTACACAGGGGATCTGGCGGTCATCGACGCGGAAGGCTACGTCAACATCGTTGACCGCAAGAAGGACATGATCATCACCGGCGGCGAGAACGTTTATTCCACCGAGGTGGAAAACGTCCTCTATCAGCACCGGGACATCCTCGAGGCGGCCGTCGTGGGGGTGCCCGATCCGAAATGGGGGGAGGCGGTGAAGGCCTACGTGGTGCCGAAGCCCGGCTGCGAGGTCCGGCCCGAGGAGGTCATCGCCTTTTGCCGGAAGCACCTGGCCGGCT
This genomic stretch from Desulfatiglans anilini DSM 4660 harbors:
- a CDS encoding long-chain-fatty-acid--CoA ligase, which produces MPLNELLPKAVRLHPQREAVVCGDLRMDYAALAARVWRLCGALRRMGLAKGDRLAVLHENCHVFLESYFAAAHLGLILVPLNFRLSPGELGFILQDSGARVLIAQGRFQEPVRGLPTLAPDLERVIWTQRDSASGGGNEAGYEALIAAEPPDPPPPIALEDRDVAHLYYTSGTTGRPKGVMLTHGNVKSHALGTIAELHITDSDHWFHVAPLFHLADAWATFAITWAGGKHVILPVFEALRVLETIERERITLTNLIPTMLNLMVNEPRAGKFDYSSLRFMLSGGAPIAPETVRRIMETLQCDYVQTYGMTETSPYLTLSLLKGPMRSLPPAEQLRYKAKTGREFINVRLRVVDEAGRDVAADETQVGEIIVKGDTVTPGYWNLPDETAKAIRDGWLYTGDLAVIDAEGYVNIVDRKKDMIITGGENVYSTEVENVLYQHRDILEAAVVGVPDPKWGEAVKAYVVPKPGCEVRPEEVIAFCRKHLAGYKCPKSVELLESLPRTGSGKIYKKGLRG